The Streptomyces sp. SS1-1 genome has a segment encoding these proteins:
- a CDS encoding TlyA family RNA methyltransferase, whose translation MAGVARRRLDAELVRRKLARSREHASQLIAAGRVTVGKTVATKPATQVETAAAIVVRADDSDPDYVSRGGHKLAGALAAFVPRGLVVEGRRALDAGASTGGFTDVLLRAGAAHVVAVDVGYGQLAWTLQSDERVTVKDRTNVRELTLDAIDGEPVDLVVGDLSFIPLGLVLPALVRCVKPDADLVMMVKPQFEVGKERLGSGGVVRSPQLRAEAVRTVAGKAWELGLGVNGVTASPLPGPSGNVEYFLWLRAGAPAPDPADIDRAVAEGPR comes from the coding sequence GTGGCAGGAGTCGCACGCCGCCGTCTCGACGCGGAGCTGGTCCGCCGCAAGCTGGCGCGCTCGCGCGAGCACGCCAGCCAGCTGATCGCGGCCGGGCGGGTCACCGTCGGCAAGACCGTCGCGACCAAGCCCGCCACCCAGGTGGAGACCGCGGCGGCCATCGTCGTACGCGCCGACGACAGCGACCCCGACTACGTCTCCCGGGGCGGGCACAAGCTGGCGGGCGCGCTGGCGGCGTTCGTGCCGCGCGGGCTCGTCGTGGAGGGCCGGCGGGCCCTGGACGCCGGCGCGTCCACCGGCGGTTTCACGGACGTCCTGCTGCGGGCCGGTGCCGCGCACGTCGTCGCCGTGGACGTCGGATACGGACAACTCGCCTGGACTCTGCAGAGCGATGAACGCGTCACCGTCAAGGACCGTACGAACGTACGCGAGTTGACGCTCGATGCGATCGATGGGGAGCCAGTGGATCTTGTCGTCGGAGATCTGTCCTTCATCCCGCTCGGTCTGGTACTGCCCGCCCTGGTGCGGTGCGTGAAGCCGGACGCCGATCTGGTGATGATGGTCAAGCCGCAGTTCGAGGTGGGGAAGGAACGGCTGGGGAGCGGGGGAGTCGTACGGAGTCCGCAGCTGCGGGCGGAGGCCGTGCGGACGGTGGCCGGCAAGGCGTGGGAGCTGGGGCTCGGGGTGAACGGGGTCACCGCCAGTCCGTTGCCGGGACCGTCCGGGAACGTCGAGTACTTTCTGTGGCTGCGTGCCGGGGCGCCCGCCCCGGACCCGGCCGACATCGACCGTGCAGTGGCGGAGGGGCCGCGTTGA